A single Lemur catta isolate mLemCat1 chromosome 20, mLemCat1.pri, whole genome shotgun sequence DNA region contains:
- the ADAT1 gene encoding tRNA-specific adenosine deaminase 1 isoform X4, with product MPCDPSLEMRGPQHQTMWTANEIAQLCYEHYGIRLPKQGKPEPNREWTLLAAVVKIQSPVVQACNTPDKPVQVTKEVVSMGTGTKCIGQSKMRKSGDILNDSHAEVIARRSFQRYLLHQLQLAATLKEDSIFVPGTQRGLWKLKSDLFFVFFSSHTPCGDASIIPMLEFEDQPCCPVSRDWANNPSVEASSNLEAPENKKKCEDLDSPVTKKMRLELGTPAREVANGAADHQSFGKQESGRIPPDVSSSNLTVEGLASVTRIALGGAKVVDVHRTGAKCVPGEAGDSGQPGAAYHQVGLLRVKPGRGDRTRSMSCSDKVARWNVLGCQGALLTHFLEEPIYLTAVVIGKCPYSQEAMQRALIERCQNVSALPKGFGVQELKIQQSDLLFEHSRCAVQAKRADSSGRLVPCGAAISWSAVPEQPLDVTANGFPQGTTKKGIGSLQARSRISKVELFRSFQKLLSSIAEDRWPDSLRKERKTKTPLPEIQALQYSALIQVSLA from the exons ATGCCTTGTGATCCCTCTCTGGAAATGAGAG GGCCTCAACACCAGACCATGTGGACCGCAAATGAGATTGCTCAACTGTGCTACGAGCACTATGGCATCAGGCTGCCTAAGCAGGGGAAACCTGAGCCAAACCGTGAGTGGACATTATTGGCAGCCGTGGTAAAGATACAATCTCCAGTTGTCCAGGCCTGCAACACTCCTGATAAGCCAGTGCAAG tGACAAAGGAAGTTGTCTCAATGGGAACAGGAACGAAATGCATAGGCCAGTCCAAAATGAGGAAGAGCG GAGACATCCTCAATGATAGCCATGCTGAGGTCATAGCCAGGAGGAGTTTCCAAAG GTACCTTCTCCATCAGCTCCAGTTGGCAGCCACCCTGAAAGAGGACAGTATCTTTGTCCCAGGAACACAAAGAGGGCTGTGGAAACTCAAATCAGAcctcttctttgtgtttttctccagCCATACACCCT GTGGGGATGCCTCCATCATTCCAATGCTTGAGTTTGAAGATCAGCCTTGCTGTCCTGTCAGCAGAGATTGGGCCAACAACCCATCAGTAGAAGCCAGTAGTAACTTGGAAGctcctgaaaataaaaagaaatgtgaagacCTTGACAGTCCTGTAACCAAAAAGATGAGGCTTGAGCTTGGAACTCCTGCCAGGGAGGTTGCCAACGGTGCGGCTGACCATCAGAGTTTTGGCAAACAGGAAAGTGGCCGAATCCCACCGGATGTCAGCAGTTCAAACCTCACTGTAGAGGGACTGGCCTCTGTCACCAGAATAGCCCTCGGTGGTGCCAAAGTGGTGGACGTTCATAGAACCGGAGCCAAGTGTGTGCCTGGAGAAGCTGGAGACTCAGGGCAGCCCGGTGCTGCATATCACCAGGTGGGGCTACTCCGAGTAAAGCCAGGCCGGGGAGATAGGACTCGCTCCATGTCCTGCAGTGACAAGGTGGCCCGATGGAATGTCCTTGGATGCCAAGGGGCACTGTTGACACACTTCCTGGAAGAGCCCATCTACCTGACAGCTGTAGTCATTGGGAAGTGCCCATACAGCCAGGAGGCCATGCAGAGAGCACTGATTGAGAG GTGTCAGAATGTATCGGCTTTACCCAAGGGCTTTGGAGTTCAAGAACTGAAAATACAGCAGTCTGATTTACTGTTTGAACACAGCCGCTGTGCAGTACAGGCAAAAAGGGCTGACAGCTCAGGCCGACTCGTTCCTTGTGGGGCAG ccATCAGCTGGAGTGCAGTTCCTGAGCAGCCATTGGATGTTACTGCCAATGGCTTTCCACAGGGAACAACAAAGAAAGGAATTGGAAGCCTTCAGGCAAG ATCCCGAATCAGCAAAGTGGAGCTCTTTAGATCATTCCAGAAGCTTCTGAGCAGTATTGCAGAGGACCGGTGGCCAGACTCCCTCAG gaaagaaagaaagacaaaaacaccACTACCTGAAATCCAGGCTCTCCAATATTCTGCTTTAATCCAAGTTTCTCTTGCCTGA
- the ADAT1 gene encoding tRNA-specific adenosine deaminase 1 isoform X1, whose amino-acid sequence MPCDPSLEMRGPQHQTMWTANEIAQLCYEHYGIRLPKQGKPEPNREWTLLAAVVKIQSPVVQACNTPDKPVQVTKEVVSMGTGTKCIGQSKMRKSGDILNDSHAEVIARRSFQRYLLHQLQLAATLKEDSIFVPGTQRGLWKLKSDLFFVFFSSHTPCGDASIIPMLEFEDQPCCPVSRDWANNPSVEASSNLEAPENKKKCEDLDSPVTKKMRLELGTPAREVANGAADHQSFGKQESGRIPPDVSSSNLTVEGLASVTRIALGGAKVVDVHRTGAKCVPGEAGDSGQPGAAYHQVGLLRVKPGRGDRTRSMSCSDKVARWNVLGCQGALLTHFLEEPIYLTAVVIGKCPYSQEAMQRALIERCQNVSALPKGFGVQELKIQQSDLLFEHSRCAVQAKRADSSGRLVPCGAAISWSAVPEQPLDVTANGFPQGTTKKGIGSLQARSRISKVELFRSFQKLLSSIAEDRWPDSLRVQKLVTYQEYKEAASAYQEAWSTLRKQAFASWIRNSPDYHQFK is encoded by the exons ATGCCTTGTGATCCCTCTCTGGAAATGAGAG GGCCTCAACACCAGACCATGTGGACCGCAAATGAGATTGCTCAACTGTGCTACGAGCACTATGGCATCAGGCTGCCTAAGCAGGGGAAACCTGAGCCAAACCGTGAGTGGACATTATTGGCAGCCGTGGTAAAGATACAATCTCCAGTTGTCCAGGCCTGCAACACTCCTGATAAGCCAGTGCAAG tGACAAAGGAAGTTGTCTCAATGGGAACAGGAACGAAATGCATAGGCCAGTCCAAAATGAGGAAGAGCG GAGACATCCTCAATGATAGCCATGCTGAGGTCATAGCCAGGAGGAGTTTCCAAAG GTACCTTCTCCATCAGCTCCAGTTGGCAGCCACCCTGAAAGAGGACAGTATCTTTGTCCCAGGAACACAAAGAGGGCTGTGGAAACTCAAATCAGAcctcttctttgtgtttttctccagCCATACACCCT GTGGGGATGCCTCCATCATTCCAATGCTTGAGTTTGAAGATCAGCCTTGCTGTCCTGTCAGCAGAGATTGGGCCAACAACCCATCAGTAGAAGCCAGTAGTAACTTGGAAGctcctgaaaataaaaagaaatgtgaagacCTTGACAGTCCTGTAACCAAAAAGATGAGGCTTGAGCTTGGAACTCCTGCCAGGGAGGTTGCCAACGGTGCGGCTGACCATCAGAGTTTTGGCAAACAGGAAAGTGGCCGAATCCCACCGGATGTCAGCAGTTCAAACCTCACTGTAGAGGGACTGGCCTCTGTCACCAGAATAGCCCTCGGTGGTGCCAAAGTGGTGGACGTTCATAGAACCGGAGCCAAGTGTGTGCCTGGAGAAGCTGGAGACTCAGGGCAGCCCGGTGCTGCATATCACCAGGTGGGGCTACTCCGAGTAAAGCCAGGCCGGGGAGATAGGACTCGCTCCATGTCCTGCAGTGACAAGGTGGCCCGATGGAATGTCCTTGGATGCCAAGGGGCACTGTTGACACACTTCCTGGAAGAGCCCATCTACCTGACAGCTGTAGTCATTGGGAAGTGCCCATACAGCCAGGAGGCCATGCAGAGAGCACTGATTGAGAG GTGTCAGAATGTATCGGCTTTACCCAAGGGCTTTGGAGTTCAAGAACTGAAAATACAGCAGTCTGATTTACTGTTTGAACACAGCCGCTGTGCAGTACAGGCAAAAAGGGCTGACAGCTCAGGCCGACTCGTTCCTTGTGGGGCAG ccATCAGCTGGAGTGCAGTTCCTGAGCAGCCATTGGATGTTACTGCCAATGGCTTTCCACAGGGAACAACAAAGAAAGGAATTGGAAGCCTTCAGGCAAG ATCCCGAATCAGCAAAGTGGAGCTCTTTAGATCATTCCAGAAGCTTCTGAGCAGTATTGCAGAGGACCGGTGGCCAGACTCCCTCAG GGTGCAGAAGCTGGTTACCTACCAGGAGTACAAGGAGGCTGCATCTGCTTACCAGGAAGCCTGGAGCACACTTCGGAAGCAGGCATTTGCATCCTGGATCAGAAACTCACCAGATTATCACCAGTTTAAATGA
- the ADAT1 gene encoding tRNA-specific adenosine deaminase 1 isoform X6 — protein MPCDPSLEMRGPQHQTMWTANEIAQLCYEHYGIRLPKQGKPEPNREWTLLAAVVKIQSPVVQACNTPDKPVQVTKEVVSMGTGTKCIGQSKMRKSGDILNDSHAEVIARRSFQRYLLHQLQLAATLKEDSIFVPGTQRGLWKLKSDLFFVFFSSHTPCGDASIIPMLEFEDQPCCPVSRDWANNPSVEASSNLEAPENKKKCEDLDSPVTKKMRLELGTPAREVANGAADHQSFGKQESGRIPPDVSSSNLTVEGLASVTRIALGGAKVVDVHRTGAKCVPGEAGDSGQPGAAYHQVGLLRVKPGRGDRTRSMSCSDKVARWNVLGCQGALLTHFLEEPIYLTAVVIGKCPYSQEAMQRALIERCQNVSALPKGFGVQELKIQQSDLLFEHSRCAVQAKRADSSGRLVPCGAAISWSAVPEQPLDVTANGFPQGTTKKGIGSLQARSRISKVELFRSFQKLLSSIAEDRWPDSLSHFCLRSMG, from the exons ATGCCTTGTGATCCCTCTCTGGAAATGAGAG GGCCTCAACACCAGACCATGTGGACCGCAAATGAGATTGCTCAACTGTGCTACGAGCACTATGGCATCAGGCTGCCTAAGCAGGGGAAACCTGAGCCAAACCGTGAGTGGACATTATTGGCAGCCGTGGTAAAGATACAATCTCCAGTTGTCCAGGCCTGCAACACTCCTGATAAGCCAGTGCAAG tGACAAAGGAAGTTGTCTCAATGGGAACAGGAACGAAATGCATAGGCCAGTCCAAAATGAGGAAGAGCG GAGACATCCTCAATGATAGCCATGCTGAGGTCATAGCCAGGAGGAGTTTCCAAAG GTACCTTCTCCATCAGCTCCAGTTGGCAGCCACCCTGAAAGAGGACAGTATCTTTGTCCCAGGAACACAAAGAGGGCTGTGGAAACTCAAATCAGAcctcttctttgtgtttttctccagCCATACACCCT GTGGGGATGCCTCCATCATTCCAATGCTTGAGTTTGAAGATCAGCCTTGCTGTCCTGTCAGCAGAGATTGGGCCAACAACCCATCAGTAGAAGCCAGTAGTAACTTGGAAGctcctgaaaataaaaagaaatgtgaagacCTTGACAGTCCTGTAACCAAAAAGATGAGGCTTGAGCTTGGAACTCCTGCCAGGGAGGTTGCCAACGGTGCGGCTGACCATCAGAGTTTTGGCAAACAGGAAAGTGGCCGAATCCCACCGGATGTCAGCAGTTCAAACCTCACTGTAGAGGGACTGGCCTCTGTCACCAGAATAGCCCTCGGTGGTGCCAAAGTGGTGGACGTTCATAGAACCGGAGCCAAGTGTGTGCCTGGAGAAGCTGGAGACTCAGGGCAGCCCGGTGCTGCATATCACCAGGTGGGGCTACTCCGAGTAAAGCCAGGCCGGGGAGATAGGACTCGCTCCATGTCCTGCAGTGACAAGGTGGCCCGATGGAATGTCCTTGGATGCCAAGGGGCACTGTTGACACACTTCCTGGAAGAGCCCATCTACCTGACAGCTGTAGTCATTGGGAAGTGCCCATACAGCCAGGAGGCCATGCAGAGAGCACTGATTGAGAG GTGTCAGAATGTATCGGCTTTACCCAAGGGCTTTGGAGTTCAAGAACTGAAAATACAGCAGTCTGATTTACTGTTTGAACACAGCCGCTGTGCAGTACAGGCAAAAAGGGCTGACAGCTCAGGCCGACTCGTTCCTTGTGGGGCAG ccATCAGCTGGAGTGCAGTTCCTGAGCAGCCATTGGATGTTACTGCCAATGGCTTTCCACAGGGAACAACAAAGAAAGGAATTGGAAGCCTTCAGGCAAG ATCCCGAATCAGCAAAGTGGAGCTCTTTAGATCATTCCAGAAGCTTCTGAGCAGTATTGCAGAGGACCGGTGGCCAGACTCCCTCAG TCATTTCTGCCTCAGAAGCATGGGATAA
- the ADAT1 gene encoding tRNA-specific adenosine deaminase 1 isoform X5, giving the protein MPCDPSLEMRGPQHQTMWTANEIAQLCYEHYGIRLPKQGKPEPNREWTLLAAVVKIQSPVVQACNTPDKPVQVTKEVVSMGTGTKCIGQSKMRKSGDILNDSHAEVIARRSFQRYLLHQLQLAATLKEDSIFVPGTQRGLWKLKSDLFFVFFSSHTPCGDASIIPMLEFEDQPCCPVSRDWANNPSVEASSNLEAPENKKKCEDLDSPVTKKMRLELGTPAREVANGAADHQSFGKQESGRIPPDVSSSNLTVEGLASVTRIALGGAKVVDVHRTGAKCVPGEAGDSGQPGAAYHQVGLLRVKPGRGDRTRSMSCSDKVARWNVLGCQGALLTHFLEEPIYLTAVVIGKCPYSQEAMQRALIERCQNVSALPKGFGVQELKIQQSDLLFEHSRCAVQAKRADSSGRLVPCGAAISWSAVPEQPLDVTANGFPQGTTKKGIGSLQARSRISKVELFRSFQKLLSSIAEDRWPDSLSYVFSVASVGL; this is encoded by the exons ATGCCTTGTGATCCCTCTCTGGAAATGAGAG GGCCTCAACACCAGACCATGTGGACCGCAAATGAGATTGCTCAACTGTGCTACGAGCACTATGGCATCAGGCTGCCTAAGCAGGGGAAACCTGAGCCAAACCGTGAGTGGACATTATTGGCAGCCGTGGTAAAGATACAATCTCCAGTTGTCCAGGCCTGCAACACTCCTGATAAGCCAGTGCAAG tGACAAAGGAAGTTGTCTCAATGGGAACAGGAACGAAATGCATAGGCCAGTCCAAAATGAGGAAGAGCG GAGACATCCTCAATGATAGCCATGCTGAGGTCATAGCCAGGAGGAGTTTCCAAAG GTACCTTCTCCATCAGCTCCAGTTGGCAGCCACCCTGAAAGAGGACAGTATCTTTGTCCCAGGAACACAAAGAGGGCTGTGGAAACTCAAATCAGAcctcttctttgtgtttttctccagCCATACACCCT GTGGGGATGCCTCCATCATTCCAATGCTTGAGTTTGAAGATCAGCCTTGCTGTCCTGTCAGCAGAGATTGGGCCAACAACCCATCAGTAGAAGCCAGTAGTAACTTGGAAGctcctgaaaataaaaagaaatgtgaagacCTTGACAGTCCTGTAACCAAAAAGATGAGGCTTGAGCTTGGAACTCCTGCCAGGGAGGTTGCCAACGGTGCGGCTGACCATCAGAGTTTTGGCAAACAGGAAAGTGGCCGAATCCCACCGGATGTCAGCAGTTCAAACCTCACTGTAGAGGGACTGGCCTCTGTCACCAGAATAGCCCTCGGTGGTGCCAAAGTGGTGGACGTTCATAGAACCGGAGCCAAGTGTGTGCCTGGAGAAGCTGGAGACTCAGGGCAGCCCGGTGCTGCATATCACCAGGTGGGGCTACTCCGAGTAAAGCCAGGCCGGGGAGATAGGACTCGCTCCATGTCCTGCAGTGACAAGGTGGCCCGATGGAATGTCCTTGGATGCCAAGGGGCACTGTTGACACACTTCCTGGAAGAGCCCATCTACCTGACAGCTGTAGTCATTGGGAAGTGCCCATACAGCCAGGAGGCCATGCAGAGAGCACTGATTGAGAG GTGTCAGAATGTATCGGCTTTACCCAAGGGCTTTGGAGTTCAAGAACTGAAAATACAGCAGTCTGATTTACTGTTTGAACACAGCCGCTGTGCAGTACAGGCAAAAAGGGCTGACAGCTCAGGCCGACTCGTTCCTTGTGGGGCAG ccATCAGCTGGAGTGCAGTTCCTGAGCAGCCATTGGATGTTACTGCCAATGGCTTTCCACAGGGAACAACAAAGAAAGGAATTGGAAGCCTTCAGGCAAG ATCCCGAATCAGCAAAGTGGAGCTCTTTAGATCATTCCAGAAGCTTCTGAGCAGTATTGCAGAGGACCGGTGGCCAGACTCCCTCAG
- the ADAT1 gene encoding tRNA-specific adenosine deaminase 1 isoform X3: MPCDPSLEMRGPQHQTMWTANEIAQLCYEHYGIRLPKQGKPEPNREWTLLAAVVKIQSPVVQACNTPDKPVQVTKEVVSMGTGTKCIGQSKMRKSGDILNDSHAEVIARRSFQRYLLHQLQLAATLKEDSIFVPGTQRGLWKLKSDLFFVFFSSHTPCGDASIIPMLEFEDQPCCPVSRDWANNPSVEASSNLEAPENKKKCEDLDSPVTKKMRLELGTPAREVANGAADHQSFGKQESGRIPPDVSSSNLTVEGLASVTRIALGGAKVVDVHRTGAKCVPGEAGDSGQPGAAYHQVGLLRVKPGRGDRTRSMSCSDKVARWNVLGCQGALLTHFLEEPIYLTAVVIGKCPYSQEAMQRALIERCQNVSALPKGFGVQELKIQQSDLLFEHSRCAVQAKRADSSGRLVPCGAAISWSAVPEQPLDVTANGFPQGTTKKGIGSLQARSRISKVELFRSFQKLLSSIAEDRWPDSLSRKERKTKTPLPEIQALQYSALIQVSLA; this comes from the exons ATGCCTTGTGATCCCTCTCTGGAAATGAGAG GGCCTCAACACCAGACCATGTGGACCGCAAATGAGATTGCTCAACTGTGCTACGAGCACTATGGCATCAGGCTGCCTAAGCAGGGGAAACCTGAGCCAAACCGTGAGTGGACATTATTGGCAGCCGTGGTAAAGATACAATCTCCAGTTGTCCAGGCCTGCAACACTCCTGATAAGCCAGTGCAAG tGACAAAGGAAGTTGTCTCAATGGGAACAGGAACGAAATGCATAGGCCAGTCCAAAATGAGGAAGAGCG GAGACATCCTCAATGATAGCCATGCTGAGGTCATAGCCAGGAGGAGTTTCCAAAG GTACCTTCTCCATCAGCTCCAGTTGGCAGCCACCCTGAAAGAGGACAGTATCTTTGTCCCAGGAACACAAAGAGGGCTGTGGAAACTCAAATCAGAcctcttctttgtgtttttctccagCCATACACCCT GTGGGGATGCCTCCATCATTCCAATGCTTGAGTTTGAAGATCAGCCTTGCTGTCCTGTCAGCAGAGATTGGGCCAACAACCCATCAGTAGAAGCCAGTAGTAACTTGGAAGctcctgaaaataaaaagaaatgtgaagacCTTGACAGTCCTGTAACCAAAAAGATGAGGCTTGAGCTTGGAACTCCTGCCAGGGAGGTTGCCAACGGTGCGGCTGACCATCAGAGTTTTGGCAAACAGGAAAGTGGCCGAATCCCACCGGATGTCAGCAGTTCAAACCTCACTGTAGAGGGACTGGCCTCTGTCACCAGAATAGCCCTCGGTGGTGCCAAAGTGGTGGACGTTCATAGAACCGGAGCCAAGTGTGTGCCTGGAGAAGCTGGAGACTCAGGGCAGCCCGGTGCTGCATATCACCAGGTGGGGCTACTCCGAGTAAAGCCAGGCCGGGGAGATAGGACTCGCTCCATGTCCTGCAGTGACAAGGTGGCCCGATGGAATGTCCTTGGATGCCAAGGGGCACTGTTGACACACTTCCTGGAAGAGCCCATCTACCTGACAGCTGTAGTCATTGGGAAGTGCCCATACAGCCAGGAGGCCATGCAGAGAGCACTGATTGAGAG GTGTCAGAATGTATCGGCTTTACCCAAGGGCTTTGGAGTTCAAGAACTGAAAATACAGCAGTCTGATTTACTGTTTGAACACAGCCGCTGTGCAGTACAGGCAAAAAGGGCTGACAGCTCAGGCCGACTCGTTCCTTGTGGGGCAG ccATCAGCTGGAGTGCAGTTCCTGAGCAGCCATTGGATGTTACTGCCAATGGCTTTCCACAGGGAACAACAAAGAAAGGAATTGGAAGCCTTCAGGCAAG ATCCCGAATCAGCAAAGTGGAGCTCTTTAGATCATTCCAGAAGCTTCTGAGCAGTATTGCAGAGGACCGGTGGCCAGACTCCCTCAG caggaaagaaagaaagacaaaaacaccACTACCTGAAATCCAGGCTCTCCAATATTCTGCTTTAATCCAAGTTTCTCTTGCCTGA
- the ADAT1 gene encoding tRNA-specific adenosine deaminase 1 isoform X2, with translation MWTANEIAQLCYEHYGIRLPKQGKPEPNREWTLLAAVVKIQSPVVQACNTPDKPVQVTKEVVSMGTGTKCIGQSKMRKSGDILNDSHAEVIARRSFQRYLLHQLQLAATLKEDSIFVPGTQRGLWKLKSDLFFVFFSSHTPCGDASIIPMLEFEDQPCCPVSRDWANNPSVEASSNLEAPENKKKCEDLDSPVTKKMRLELGTPAREVANGAADHQSFGKQESGRIPPDVSSSNLTVEGLASVTRIALGGAKVVDVHRTGAKCVPGEAGDSGQPGAAYHQVGLLRVKPGRGDRTRSMSCSDKVARWNVLGCQGALLTHFLEEPIYLTAVVIGKCPYSQEAMQRALIERCQNVSALPKGFGVQELKIQQSDLLFEHSRCAVQAKRADSSGRLVPCGAAISWSAVPEQPLDVTANGFPQGTTKKGIGSLQARSRISKVELFRSFQKLLSSIAEDRWPDSLRVQKLVTYQEYKEAASAYQEAWSTLRKQAFASWIRNSPDYHQFK, from the exons ATGTGGACCGCAAATGAGATTGCTCAACTGTGCTACGAGCACTATGGCATCAGGCTGCCTAAGCAGGGGAAACCTGAGCCAAACCGTGAGTGGACATTATTGGCAGCCGTGGTAAAGATACAATCTCCAGTTGTCCAGGCCTGCAACACTCCTGATAAGCCAGTGCAAG tGACAAAGGAAGTTGTCTCAATGGGAACAGGAACGAAATGCATAGGCCAGTCCAAAATGAGGAAGAGCG GAGACATCCTCAATGATAGCCATGCTGAGGTCATAGCCAGGAGGAGTTTCCAAAG GTACCTTCTCCATCAGCTCCAGTTGGCAGCCACCCTGAAAGAGGACAGTATCTTTGTCCCAGGAACACAAAGAGGGCTGTGGAAACTCAAATCAGAcctcttctttgtgtttttctccagCCATACACCCT GTGGGGATGCCTCCATCATTCCAATGCTTGAGTTTGAAGATCAGCCTTGCTGTCCTGTCAGCAGAGATTGGGCCAACAACCCATCAGTAGAAGCCAGTAGTAACTTGGAAGctcctgaaaataaaaagaaatgtgaagacCTTGACAGTCCTGTAACCAAAAAGATGAGGCTTGAGCTTGGAACTCCTGCCAGGGAGGTTGCCAACGGTGCGGCTGACCATCAGAGTTTTGGCAAACAGGAAAGTGGCCGAATCCCACCGGATGTCAGCAGTTCAAACCTCACTGTAGAGGGACTGGCCTCTGTCACCAGAATAGCCCTCGGTGGTGCCAAAGTGGTGGACGTTCATAGAACCGGAGCCAAGTGTGTGCCTGGAGAAGCTGGAGACTCAGGGCAGCCCGGTGCTGCATATCACCAGGTGGGGCTACTCCGAGTAAAGCCAGGCCGGGGAGATAGGACTCGCTCCATGTCCTGCAGTGACAAGGTGGCCCGATGGAATGTCCTTGGATGCCAAGGGGCACTGTTGACACACTTCCTGGAAGAGCCCATCTACCTGACAGCTGTAGTCATTGGGAAGTGCCCATACAGCCAGGAGGCCATGCAGAGAGCACTGATTGAGAG GTGTCAGAATGTATCGGCTTTACCCAAGGGCTTTGGAGTTCAAGAACTGAAAATACAGCAGTCTGATTTACTGTTTGAACACAGCCGCTGTGCAGTACAGGCAAAAAGGGCTGACAGCTCAGGCCGACTCGTTCCTTGTGGGGCAG ccATCAGCTGGAGTGCAGTTCCTGAGCAGCCATTGGATGTTACTGCCAATGGCTTTCCACAGGGAACAACAAAGAAAGGAATTGGAAGCCTTCAGGCAAG ATCCCGAATCAGCAAAGTGGAGCTCTTTAGATCATTCCAGAAGCTTCTGAGCAGTATTGCAGAGGACCGGTGGCCAGACTCCCTCAG GGTGCAGAAGCTGGTTACCTACCAGGAGTACAAGGAGGCTGCATCTGCTTACCAGGAAGCCTGGAGCACACTTCGGAAGCAGGCATTTGCATCCTGGATCAGAAACTCACCAGATTATCACCAGTTTAAATGA
- the ADAT1 gene encoding tRNA-specific adenosine deaminase 1 isoform X7, with protein MLEFEDQPCCPVSRDWANNPSVEASSNLEAPENKKKCEDLDSPVTKKMRLELGTPAREVANGAADHQSFGKQESGRIPPDVSSSNLTVEGLASVTRIALGGAKVVDVHRTGAKCVPGEAGDSGQPGAAYHQVGLLRVKPGRGDRTRSMSCSDKVARWNVLGCQGALLTHFLEEPIYLTAVVIGKCPYSQEAMQRALIERCQNVSALPKGFGVQELKIQQSDLLFEHSRCAVQAKRADSSGRLVPCGAAISWSAVPEQPLDVTANGFPQGTTKKGIGSLQARSRISKVELFRSFQKLLSSIAEDRWPDSLRVQKLVTYQEYKEAASAYQEAWSTLRKQAFASWIRNSPDYHQFK; from the exons ATGCTTGAGTTTGAAGATCAGCCTTGCTGTCCTGTCAGCAGAGATTGGGCCAACAACCCATCAGTAGAAGCCAGTAGTAACTTGGAAGctcctgaaaataaaaagaaatgtgaagacCTTGACAGTCCTGTAACCAAAAAGATGAGGCTTGAGCTTGGAACTCCTGCCAGGGAGGTTGCCAACGGTGCGGCTGACCATCAGAGTTTTGGCAAACAGGAAAGTGGCCGAATCCCACCGGATGTCAGCAGTTCAAACCTCACTGTAGAGGGACTGGCCTCTGTCACCAGAATAGCCCTCGGTGGTGCCAAAGTGGTGGACGTTCATAGAACCGGAGCCAAGTGTGTGCCTGGAGAAGCTGGAGACTCAGGGCAGCCCGGTGCTGCATATCACCAGGTGGGGCTACTCCGAGTAAAGCCAGGCCGGGGAGATAGGACTCGCTCCATGTCCTGCAGTGACAAGGTGGCCCGATGGAATGTCCTTGGATGCCAAGGGGCACTGTTGACACACTTCCTGGAAGAGCCCATCTACCTGACAGCTGTAGTCATTGGGAAGTGCCCATACAGCCAGGAGGCCATGCAGAGAGCACTGATTGAGAG GTGTCAGAATGTATCGGCTTTACCCAAGGGCTTTGGAGTTCAAGAACTGAAAATACAGCAGTCTGATTTACTGTTTGAACACAGCCGCTGTGCAGTACAGGCAAAAAGGGCTGACAGCTCAGGCCGACTCGTTCCTTGTGGGGCAG ccATCAGCTGGAGTGCAGTTCCTGAGCAGCCATTGGATGTTACTGCCAATGGCTTTCCACAGGGAACAACAAAGAAAGGAATTGGAAGCCTTCAGGCAAG ATCCCGAATCAGCAAAGTGGAGCTCTTTAGATCATTCCAGAAGCTTCTGAGCAGTATTGCAGAGGACCGGTGGCCAGACTCCCTCAG GGTGCAGAAGCTGGTTACCTACCAGGAGTACAAGGAGGCTGCATCTGCTTACCAGGAAGCCTGGAGCACACTTCGGAAGCAGGCATTTGCATCCTGGATCAGAAACTCACCAGATTATCACCAGTTTAAATGA